The Neodiprion fabricii isolate iyNeoFabr1 chromosome 4, iyNeoFabr1.1, whole genome shotgun sequence genome window below encodes:
- the LOC124179446 gene encoding uncharacterized protein LOC124179446 has product MAMKTIQTWSIKYSGNTNEDIDEFLQNLRDYQTGYEIHDTQLINNLSPILEGDAKNWYRLNRGKWRTLEEFERDITHAFQDIQHRDRLEQKIRNYVQGPTQKITQFLIQFRTLLSQLKPPYHPRTQLDLAYRNMKIEYKAYIKPYDFANFDQLEMAAKEWEANIEWENTRQTILNNYTHPRETYTHQTHHTQYIPYKYTQTQPRPAILPTPNIPPALTDNIRRNQTNQNTQQTRYPAITYNSPHYTQQQTQTNPNTGTTPRRCFNCNQPGHFRWQCTQTQNQGNE; this is encoded by the exons ATGGCAATGAAA ACAATACAAACATGGAGCATAAAATACTCAGGAAACACAAACGAAGACatagacgaatttttacaaaatctccgCGACTACCAAACGGGTTATGAAATACACGATACACAATTAATCAACAACCTCAGCCCGATACTCGAAGGTGACGCAAAAAACTGGTACAGATTAAATAGAGGCAAATGGCGAACACTGGAAGAATTCGAAAGAGACATTACACACGCATTTCAAGACATACAACATAGGGACAGgctggaacaaaaaatcagaaactACGTACAAGGACCAACACAAAAAATCACACAATTCCTAATACAATTTAGAACACTACTATCACAACTAAAACCACCATACCACCCACGAACACAATTAGACTTGGCATacagaaacatgaaaatagaatacaaGGCATACATAAAACCATACGACTTCGCGAACTTCGACCAACTGGAAATGGCCGCAAAAGAATGGGAAGCAAATATCGAATGGGAAAACACGagacaaacaatattaaaCAACTACACACACCCGCGAGAAACCTACACACACCAAACACACCACACACAATACATCCCATACAAGTACACACAAACACAACCCCGCCCAGCAATACTCCCAACACCAAATATACCACCGGCACTCACAGACAACATACGACGAAACCAAACAAACCAAAACACGCAACAGACTCGATACCCCGCAATCACGTATAACTCACCGCACTACACTCAGCAACAAACACAAACGAACCCAAACACAGGCACAACACCACGCAGATGCTTTAACTGCAACCAACCCGGACACTTCAGATGGCAATGCACACAAACACAGAACCAGGGAAACGAGTAA